The genome window TGACTTTCTTACAGACAATATTGGAGTGTTATATGGGGACATACAGGGTTCAAGGAGTCCGTCACGGACGAGGTCCTCAATTATAGGTTTTAGAGCCATTGTAGCTTCTAAGGGAATAGGGTATTGTTTTCTCCTTACCATTTCCctgggaaattttatttatttatttatttatttatttatttatttatttatttatttattttgagatggagtctcactctgtcacccaggctggagtgcaatgctgtgatcttagctcactgcaacctccgcctccagggttcaagcaattcttctgcctcagccacctgagtagctgggactacaggtacatgccaccacacctggctaagtttttaaatatttttagtagctggccgggcgcggtggctcaagcctgtaatcccagcactttgggaggccgaggcgggcggatcacaaggtcaggaggtcgagaccatcctggctaacacagtgaaaccccgtctccacttaaaaaatacaaaaaaattagctgggcgagatggcgggcgcctgtagtcccagctactcgggaggctgaggcaggagaatggcgtggatccgggaggcggagcttgcagtgagctgagatccggccactgcagtccagcctgggcgacagagcgagactccgtctcaaaaatatatatatatatatttttagtagcgatggagtttcaccatgttggccaggctggtctcaaactcctgacctcaagtgatccacctgcctcagcctcccaaagtgctgggattacaggcgtgagccaccacatccacccaagggaaattttattttgacatgGATTGGACCTGTAGTTTCCctcaatttcctttctttaacCATATGTCAGGATGCATTCGGCTTTCTTCTGGGGCAGTGAGTAGGTTTAAGGAAGTGAGAAGTTTTCCCTGATTAACATATAGGCCTATAGCTAATCGTAACATTAAGTCTCTTCCTAACAAATTAGTTCCCACTTTGGGGATTAACAAGAACTTAGTGGTGGCCGGCCTGTTCTCATATTTAACCTGTTTCCTCTAAAATTTTTGCCCTGAATCCCTCCCCTTTAATCCCTGAGACAGTAAGCTCTTCTATTGAACATGCTAAACTTGAAGGGAGAAAACATAGGGAGGAGCAAGCCACTCCCTAATTGACTAGGAAAATGATgaactctgggccgggcgcggtggctcatgcctgtaatcccagcacagcaggtggatcacaaggtcaggagatcgagaccatcctggctaacacagtgaaaccttgtctctactaaaaatgcaaaaaaatagctgggcgtggtggcgggcgcctgtagtcccacttactcgccaggctgaggcaggagaatggtgtgaacccaggagagggagcttgcaatgagccttgatcgtgccactgcactccagcctaggcgacagggcgagactccatctcaaaaaaaaaaaaaaaaaagaaagaaagaaaatgatttactCTGATTTAGGTTCCACCGTCAGATTTATCAAGAGCTCCCGGTGGGACTCGAGATGAAAGATGCAGAGCCCTTGATCCCCCTATTCCTCTTCAAATGCCATGAGTGGAAgaacttcctttttcttctcccttttgggCACTCCCTTTTAAATTTTCCTGGCTTTCCACACCTGAAACATCTGTCTTCCCCTCTTCCCTGTCCTGCTCTTTGACTCTCAGGTTTCATCCTTTTACTTCCTGTGTGGGGTCTCATAGCCCGTTGCTTAGAGGGTTCATAAGTTCTATTTTCCTGGGTTTCCTGTTGTAGAGTTCCCTGTTGTAAAGTGGACAGCatagttttttccttttgtttctgctttttttcatCCATTTCATCCATTCATACATATAATtttggggtctctctctctcttttttttttttttttttgagacagagtctcactctgtctctcaggctggagtgcagtggcgcgatctcggctcactgcaagctctgcctgccaggtgcacgccattctcctgcctcagcctaccgagtagctgggactacaggcgcccaccacctcgcccggctagttttttgtattttttagtagagacggggtttcaccgtgttagccaggatggtctcgatctcctgacctcgtgatccgcccatctcggcctcccaaagtgctgggattacaggctttagccaccgcgcccagccaattttttaatatttttttagtagagacggggtttcaccatgttagccaggatggtcttgatctcctgacctcgtgatctgcccacctcagcctcccaaagtcctgggattacaggagtgagccaccatgcccggcctttgtgcatctcttttttttttttttgagatgggagtctcgctctgttgcccaggctggagtgcagtggcacaatcttggctcattgcaagctccgcctcccgggttcacgccattcgccattctcttgcctcagcctccctaggcgcccgccaccaagcccagctaattttttttgttttttttttttttttttttttgagacggagtctcgctctgtcgcccaggctggagtgcagtggccggatctcagctcactgcaagctccgcctcccgggtccacgccattctcctgcctcagcctcccgagtagctgggactacaggcgcccgccatctcgcccggctaattttttgtattttttaagtggagacggggtttcactgtgttagccaggatggtctcgacctcctgaccttgtgatccgcccgcctcggcctcccaaagtgctgggattacaggcttgagccaccgcgcccggccttttttttttttgtatttttagtagagatggggtttcaccatgttagccaggatggtctcaatctcctgacctcgtgatccgccccccttggcttcccaaagtgctgggattacaggtgtgagtcaccacgcccagcctgggcaTCTCTTAATTAAAAGTTCCTCTATGGAACAATCTTGCTAATTTCctatcttttgtaatttctttctaATGTCCGGCCAACTGTTGGTGATAAAATAGAGCTTTAACATCCCTTGTCCAAGTGGGTCCTCTATGTCTAAGcctgaatattttcttatttgctcCTTAAGTCTGTTTTAAAATTCCATGGGCCCTTCATCTTTCTCTTGGTGTACATtaaatgctcaagaaatattttggGTTCCAGGCACCAATTCCCGAATCCCTTTAATTATCATATCCCTGAGGTCTTTCATGTTTTCTCAGTGGGCTGCATTGCTTCTGTCCCACTGAGGGTCCCGGGCTGGGAGATTCTGCTCTGCTGCCGGGATGTTTTGACCAGGAGGGTGTTCACATTCCCAGACTATCATAGCAGCCCTGTGGATCATGGCTCTTTCCTCCTCTGCGAAGAGAATACCTAAGATGGACATTAATTCAGCCCAAGTATACAATTGTGGCCCTAAAAATTGGTCAATTTGATCTGTGACTCCAAAAGGATCATCTGATAATGGTTTGAGTTCCTTTTTCAGATTTCTAACCTCTGAACTAGTTAAGGGGGCATTTACGAAACCAATACCCCCTCCTCCCAGTGCTACTTCTCTTAAGGGAAAAGGGGTTGGGGCAGACTCCTttgaggaagagggaaaaggaaagttTTGAATATCCCTCCGGCATTGTTTCCATCTTGTGCTGAAGTTTTCCTGAGGAAAGGACATGTGCCGGTGGCTACTCAATGGGGACGTGGGGCCACAAGGCCCATGGGGCAGGGTTATGTGGAGGAGGGACTGAGTGATTAGCCTGGGGTGGGGTAGGTGGGGGAAGATAGTCTAGGGGATCCTATACATTGGCATCTTTAGATGTAGAATCTGACTTAACTGGGTTGTCCTGGGGGGGTATTGAGTTTGGTTTCTCTTTTACATCATCCTTtaagggaaagggaaggacaAGTTCCTGTCTCCAACACAGAGCATAACCTATTTCCTCTTGCGAGACTGGACTTTTTTCATTAACATACTGGATTAACAGTTGGCATATCCAATCCTCATCTGATCCAAACTTTGGCCAAAAGACTGAGGGTCTGAGGATAGGTTCCTTGGTCCAAATAAAAcagcaatattttatcatttgctgTCTTTCCTTGTGTTTGGTTTTCATTATCTCTCCAGTACTCTAATGTAAGGCCTAGAGGACTGTCAGGGGGAATTTTATTGTCTGCTTGGCCTTTTGTACTCCCTGTCTTACTTGGGGTATTTCCATTCTGGAGATTGGTGCCCGTTTCCTAGGGGCTTAACCTCTCCCTTTTCCCACTGGAGGTTTCTTGCACTTCGTCCTTTTTGGCCGCTTCCCTCGTGGGAATTTTAGGCCCCTCTTAGCAACAGTGGGTCGGTATAATCCCTGACTGGAAAACCGCCCTAAGCCATATGAGGTGACCATGGAACCAAGTCTGGACTCCACACTCGATTTGTGTCCACTGACGTGTCTCAACCACGCACTTAAAACCTCCAAGTGACCCCGACCACCAAGGAAATACTTTGTTGCCCCAGTagcaacttttcttttcttggtctGTGCAGTTACCCACTCGCCTGGGAATTTTAAGGATCCTTCCTGCCCATGTTGCTGAGAGTCCGGATTTATTTGTCACTTCGGGTGGACCCAATCCTCCGCTCCTGGGGCCACAGCAACAAGGCAGTGGGACGCATCTCACGAGGAAAAGTAATCGCTACCCTTCCCAAAGGATAGTCGGATCCTGGAAGACCCCCAAATTTGTTGAAAACAAGCGCTCAGTGTAGTCAAGAAAAACCAGCACTGAGACAAAAGACTTCCCAGCAAGGCAtctttacttctgcagaagggtgctgctTGCACTGATTGTAATCTCAAGAGCACCCCCCCACCACCTCCCGAACAGAGGAGGGAAGTGGTTTTTAATCCTAACGCAGTTCCTGTttctgtgtcctttccccattggctgGGGGGTTGGACCGCACAATCTGAGCTGATCCCGATTGACTAAGGTTTACACTTTCCCAAATAGGGAAACTATTTgcgaaaaagaagaaaaagcggGGGTAGAATCTGTTTACAGCTTATGACCAGGAAGTTgggtctttgaagaggaactcaGCTGTCCCAACAGAGGCATCCGaggggctgcctggaggaggtgatgctgGGCAGTAGAAATTGCCTGGTCTGACGCCTGGCTGCCAGGGGCCTGCCAGGAATGCGCACCTTTGGGTCTTCCCTGCTAAGAGGTGAACTGAAAGTGCCCCTGGCGCTCTGGCAAAGGCCATGGAATGGGCCCACAGTGAGAATTCCAGCTTCGCCTCTTACTAGCTGGATAACCTCGGGAGCCGCGAGACCTCCCTGGACCTCAGACCCCAGTACAGTGGAGTCAACGGGAGAAACGGCCTCACTGGATTGATGCGGGGATTAAGCGGGGCATGGGCGGCGGGCAAACGTGGGTCATTATACTCATCTCCCCAGGGCATGCGTCCCAGCGCCACCCGCTTCCCCGCTCCGCGCCAGGCCTAGACCCTCCGACCCCGCCCCTGCGCGGGCCGCGAGCAGGAATGCGAGCAGGCCGGAGGCGCGCGGGCCGCAGCCGCATTTCCGGGCCGGCGGGAGCGGGCGGCGGGGGAGGGGCGGCCGGGGCCTGCGCCGGCCGCCGTGTGACGCGCCCCCTCATTTGCATGCGGAGCGCCCATTGGCCACGGCGGCCGCCGGGACGGGAGGTGggtcccctccccctcccgccgCAGCGGCGGCAGCAGCTGGGCTCGGTGTAAACAAGTCCAGGCGCCTGCGAACCCGGGCCGGGGGGGACGGCGCCCGCCAGGAGCGCCCCCCACTCCCAGGCCAACCCACCCCGGCGGACCGGGCCCCGCGCGCCCAGGCGAGGTGAGGCCCGCGCCGTCAGGGCTGCGTGTCGCCCCGTGCCCCCGCCCAGCCGGCGAGGACTGCCCCCTCCCCCGGCGCCCGCCCCCACTCCCGCGCCCCAGGTGAGCCCCGGGGTCCAGGTAAGGCTCCGCGATGCAGGTAAGAGCCCCTGGGCGTAGGGGAGGCCTCGGCGACCGCAGGTGAGAGCCCCTCCTCTGCTAGGTGACCCTCTACCTTCACGGCGaggcctcctgcctcctccaggtGGGGGACCCTCTCCCCGATGAACCCCCTAAGCCCCCAGTGAACCCCACTGCTCTCCAGATGAGGTCGCAAGGACCAACCAGCGCCTACCCGTCCATGCTCCCCCGAAACTGGGAACTGACAGCCCAGCCCTCCAAAGCCCCTTCCTCCAGCTTCAGCTGCCAGGTCAGCAAGGGTGAGGCCGGAAGCAGGCGAGTGACTCACCCTGggctcctctgagcctcagtttccccattgatGCAACCTGAGGCCTCCTCACTGAGTCAAAACTGAGACGCCTCTGGTCCCCGAGAGGCTGCTGGCTCTGGGGAAAGGAGAGAGCAGCCGagtgtgacagagtgagtccccaCGGCTCTGGGAGTGCCTCGCATGTGTATGGCCCAGGTCCTGACAGCCCACCTACTCCCTCCCCGGCAGGCACTGGGCTCCCTCTGCTCCCCGTGGGCCGCTCCCCGCGTGGGgccactgcccccggcccccGCCATGGTGCGGATTTCAAAGCCCAAGACGTTTCAGGCCTACTTGGATGATTGTCACCGGAGGTATAGCTGTGCCCACTGCCGCGCTCACCTGGCCAACCACGACGACCTCATCTCCAAGGTAACCAACCAGGCCACAGTGGGGCTGGAACCTATAGGGGCTGCCTGGCAGCTCCCCACCGGCTACCCTGACCCCctcctctcttcccaccctcccaccctttAGTCCTTCCAGGGCAGTCAGGGGCGTGCCTACCTCTTCAACTCTGTGTGAGTATCTGGCCTCCCTTCTTGCTTTCCCTGACATCTGTTGTGACCTGTGACCCCTGGCATCCTGCTGAGACTCCCAGAGTTCCCCGGTGCAGGCAGGAAGCTGTGAGCATCATCTCTTGGATGCGGAGGACAGGCACAGTGCTTGAGGGGGGCCCTGTGATGGCAGGACCCTCCCTGGGACTGCCCCATGTCCCCACAGGGTGAACGTGGGCTGCGGGCCAGCCGAGGAGCGGGTGCTGCTGACCGGCCTCCATGCTGTCGCCGACATCCACTGCGAGAACTGCAAGACCACTTTGGGCTGGAAATATGTGAGTCAGCCACCTCTGACCCTAGGCTAGCCTTTGACCTGACCTTCCAACACCTCCTCCTGACAAGCAGTCATCCTATAGCCTTTCAGATTGCATAGGCCTAGCTCACACAAGTCAGACTGTCTTTTCATTCCTGACCGCATTTTCTTCTCTTGCACCCTGCAAGGGCCGTAGAACTTTTCTCTTAACCCATCCCTTCTCCCAGGCACTTGGATCCCCATTTGAGAGTTAGGATATAATTAGagtcaccatttattgaatgtttatgtGCCTTGCACTGTTGTGTGCCTGGCGTCTGTTATCTCAATCATTGCAGTGATCCTGTAGGTAGAAGCTAGTATTATCTCTACAGAACAAGACAGGGAGGCCCAGAGATGttggtaacttgcccaagatcacacaactggtAAGTAACAGAATAGGACCACAATCTGagttggttgatttttttttcactccaaACCCTTGACCACCAGCTTATATTGTCATTCAGAGTATCAGAAAAATTGCCCCAGACTCTGCAACGACATGGAGGTTGAGTTCACCAGCCTCCCTTTCCATAGCCCTCATTGCCACTGCTGCTGTCCAGGGTCTGATTTCACTATCCTGAGTctcatttccttatctgtcaGTGGAAGATAAAGCCACTGCCTAGCGCCCAGGATTGTTACAGGGATCAGATTAGATGTGGCAAAGGAAGATGCTCTTGGGACACTGCAAGGGACAGGATTCTTCAGGCGTCGCTTGGAGCTGTGGTTCCTCTGTGAGGTAGATGCCCCAGGcaaagccagccagccagccctgACCTGAGCTCACTGCTGACCCTGCCACAGATTGGCTGTGTGTCTCTGGACAGGTGGCTTGGCCACTCAGCCTCTATCAAAGAGATggccagccgggcacggtggctcatgcctgtattcccagcactttgggaggccaaggtgggtggatcacgaagtcaggagattgagaccatcctggctaacacggtgaaaccccgtctctactaaaaatattttaaaaattagctgggtgtggtggcgggcacctgtagtcccagctacccgtgaggctgaggcaggagagttgtgtgaacctgggaggcggagcttgtagtgagccgagattgcaccactgcactctagcctgggagacagcgagactccgtctcaaaaataataataataataataataataataataataataataaaaaataaagagctgGCCTAGACAAGAGGTCAAAAACTCAAGtgccaggccaggcgtggtggctcatgcctgtaatcctagcactttgggagaccgagccaggtggatcacctgaggtcaggagttcaagaactgcctgactaacatggtgaaaccctatctctactaaaaatacaaaaattagctcggcgtggtggcgggcacctgtagtcccagctactcaggaggctgaggcaggagaattgcttgaacccgggaggcagaggttgcagtgagccgagatcgtgccgttgcactccaccttgggcaacagaacgagactccctctcaaaataaaacaagacaaacaaaaaaaaaacctcaagtgCCTGTAAGGCCAAGCAGATACTATAGATGTGTAAAGGGTAGCATAGATTGGAGGGGTTGGGAGTTGGGGGCAGGCTGGGCAAACTGGAGTGAGCACGGCCtacttatattttaatactttaaagttatttttattaaactctCTGCTGTCCAAGAGAGAGTTTATATATGTACTTTGCCACATATAATACATGTTGTAGGCCAAAATGGCCATGAAGCCACTAGTTTGCAAACCTGCACTGTGAAATCTTTTAGCCACTTCCCTATCTTCTCTGTTGGAGCCATCATTAATACTTGAAAAGTACCTTTGAGTCAGGGAGTTCTACTCTGTGTTTGTGAGAAACACGGCCCTGCCCCTCTGAGccacagtttcctcata of Rhinopithecus roxellana isolate Shanxi Qingling chromosome 20, ASM756505v1, whole genome shotgun sequence contains these proteins:
- the YPEL3 gene encoding protein yippee-like 3 isoform X2; its protein translation is MCMAQVLTAHLLPPRQALGSLCSPWAAPRVGPLPPAPAMVRISKPKTFQAYLDDCHRRYSCAHCRAHLANHDDLISKSFQGSQGRAYLFNSVVNVGCGPAEERVLLTGLHAVADIHCENCKTTLGWKYEQAFESSQKYKEGKYIIELNHMIKDNGWD
- the YPEL3 gene encoding protein yippee-like 3 isoform X1, with the translated sequence MCMAQVLTAHLLPPRQALGSLCSPWAAPRVGPLPPAPAMVRISKPKTFQAYLDDCHRRYSCAHCRAHLANHDDLISKSFQGSQGRAYLFNSVTLPGTAPCPHRVNVGCGPAEERVLLTGLHAVADIHCENCKTTLGWKYEQAFESSQKYKEGKYIIELNHMIKDNGWD
- the YPEL3 gene encoding protein yippee-like 3 isoform X3; amino-acid sequence: MVRISKPKTFQAYLDDCHRRYSCAHCRAHLANHDDLISKSFQGSQGRAYLFNSVTLPGTAPCPHRVNVGCGPAEERVLLTGLHAVADIHCENCKTTLGWKYEQAFESSQKYKEGKYIIELNHMIKDNGWD
- the YPEL3 gene encoding protein yippee-like 3 isoform X4, whose translation is MVRISKPKTFQAYLDDCHRRYSCAHCRAHLANHDDLISKSFQGSQGRAYLFNSVVNVGCGPAEERVLLTGLHAVADIHCENCKTTLGWKYEQAFESSQKYKEGKYIIELNHMIKDNGWD